The proteins below are encoded in one region of Pomacea canaliculata isolate SZHN2017 linkage group LG7, ASM307304v1, whole genome shotgun sequence:
- the LOC112568331 gene encoding LOW QUALITY PROTEIN: multidrug resistance-associated protein 1-like (The sequence of the model RefSeq protein was modified relative to this genomic sequence to represent the inferred CDS: inserted 2 bases in 1 codon; deleted 1 base in 1 codon): MYILLPDVRQPAVYNAPQTPGGRIEKTEETTMFEGLSEFCDNSTFWDQDLLLNNSWPQFTECFQQTALVWVPCGFLWITTPFYSMFLYRHQLPLSTRLTCISAAKTVLPLCLSLLSLVSVLKTVGSDVDGSVGTSQYVADGLRAATYLLSAILVQAERKRGLLASAVQFLFWLLSTVADIIPFYSGIIQESYKNDTFAFSLFNIHFGVELSVLLLHCFSEARQSRGYQALEEDVSPLLLASFPSRLTFWWGQQLMKTGFKKPLESSDLFPLNPENKSENIVPMFQASWKKEKERAKLKTLRKRRTAKTNNFQTTANGPSETTPLIKNKVESLDVKFKPPTTAREKETSFQNGVPSPFSPPDKHLDGPGRGQGRGSGGSGLDNHLGGPGGGGGMVGHGRGGPSRQGFQNGGGRGGGGGGRGGPDRGSGKEKMALSAGAPQADKNTVQPSLFRVLLSTFWAQFLVSQVLMLVYTLLQFVNPNVLSALLNYVNNRDQNEVWVGYVLACSFFVASFVATCFSHQAQHTIMPLGMRIKSAIISAVYEKALTMSPESKRHSTVGEIVNLMSTDCQRLQDVTTFIYMIWSSPLTIGLALYQLWGILGVASLAGLVILILVIPLNAAVASKQRKLQISTMRIKDQRLRLMTEVLSGIKVLKLYAWEPSFEKKILEHRKGELRNIQVFGYLSSFTTFLWNLIPYLVTLASFTTYILISEGGYLDPATAFVSLSLFNIMRAPINLLPQVLASLVQAAVSLDRLNTFLNWGDLSPDNVTRDPSADDIIAIQDGVFRWDSEIDKPTLRNINLSIPEGKLVAVVGPVGCGKSSLLAAMLGEMEKLQGRVVVKNSIAYVPQEAWILNATARDNILFGSSMSQRRYNHVIEACALQSDFKILVDGDMTEIGEKGINISGGQKQRISLARAVYSDADTYLLDDPLSAVDSHVGKHIFQHVIGNQGLLANKTRILVTHGVHWLPMTDLIVVINDGEISEMGKYEDLLAKEGDFAIFLKTYLAMENESEQEEGEDPEIADMKVRMLQRLESMMSDTHTSGDERSKEFESSLKRSFQRQRSRTVSGTHSISMKVAPEKKPVLKLVEEEQTMKGNVQLSVYREYFTAMGNIAWIFILGFFVLYQGASLAANIWLSEWTDDSTLANISMAGTKEYNDLNALYLGVYGGLGVVQAVFMLGYAIIFNISVVRASGNMHSDMLSRVLKAPMSFFDTTPVGRIVNRFSRDVDTLDMELTFTLRQTMISSGNMLTTIILISYSTPVFLAVVVPLGILYRLAQLYYIRTSRQLRRLESTTRSPVYTHFTETIQGASSVRAYGAVGRFIKESQNRVDKNLVCYYAFLVSQRWLGVRLETLGTLVTLSAALFAIIDTSLSSGLVGLSVTYAMNVTMALNMFVLASTQLETNIVSVERVKEYAETEIEADWERPEKAPPTGWPQEGKIMFKDYTTRYRPGLDLVLRGXSCHISGGQKVGIVGRTGAGKSSLTLALFRLIEAASGRIDIDGHHTGTLGLHDLRRNLTILPQDPVIFSGTLRMNLDPTDRHTDSELWNALKLAHLQDFVSSLPGQLEYQCGEGGQNLSVGQRQLMCLARSLLRKSKILVLDEATAAVDMETDDLIQQTIRSEFKDSTVLTIAHRLNTIMDYDRILVLDEGLIKETGSPQDLLQNSNGVFYGMAKAAGLV; this comes from the exons ATGTACATCCTGTTACCTGATGTAAGGCAGCCAGCTGTTTACAACGCTCCACAAACACCTGG CGGCCGAATagaaaaaactgaagaaactACCATGTTTGAAGGACTCTCAGAGTTTTGCGATAACAGTACATTTTGG GATCAGGACCTGTTACTGAACAACTCGTGGCCTCAGTTCACAGAATGCTTCCAACAAACAGCACTTGTGTGGGTGCCCTGCGGCTTTCTTTGGATTACGACCCCTTTCTACAGTATGTTCCTCTACAGGCACCAACTGCCTCTTTCTACCAGACTGACTTGCATCAGCGCCGCCAAGACC GTGCTGCCCCTATGCCTGAGCCTTCTCAGCCTCGTCTCCGTGCTGAAGACTGTCGGCTCAGACGTCGACGGCAGCGTAGGGACTTCCCAGTATGTTGCGGACGGGTTGCGAGCAGCGACATAT CTTTTGTCAGCAATCCTGGTGCAAGCAGAAAGGAAGAGAGGTCTGTTGGCCTCCGCAGTACAGTTCTTGTTCTGGTTGTTGTCGACTGTAGCGGATATCATACCTTTCTACTCAGGCATCATACAAGAG AGCTATAAAAACGACACCTTTGCGTTCTCTCTCTTCAACATTCATTTTGGTGTGGAGCTAAGTGTACTTCTACTCCACTGCTTTTCTGAAGCACGACAGTCTCGAGGATACCAAGCTTTGGAG GAAGACGTGTCGCCTCTGCTGTTGGCGTCCTTTCCCAGTCGTCTGACGTTCTGGTGGGGCCAGCA ATTGATGAAGACAGGCTTTAAGAAACCTCTCGAATCAAGTGACTTGTTCCCCCTCAACCCTGAGAACAAGTCTGAGAACATTGTGCCTATGTTTCAAGCTTCatggaagaaggaaaaagagagagcaaaGCTAAAAACATTAAGAAA GCGTCGTACTGCAAAAACCAACAACTTTCAAACAACAGCAAATGGTCCCAGTGAAACCACGCCTTTGATTAAGAACAAAGTGGAGTCCCTGGACGTCAAGTTCAAGCCTCCGACAACCGCTAGAGAAAAGGAAACATCCTTCCAGAATGGTGTCCCGTCGCCTTTCTCCCCGCCTGACAAACATTTAGACGGACCAGGGCGAGGGCAAGGGCGAGGCTCTGGTGGTAGTGGTTTGGACAATCATCTCGGTGgacctggtggtggtggtggtatggTTGGTCACGGGCGTGGAGGTCCCAGCCGGCAAGGTTTCCAGAATGGTGGTGGtcgaggtggtggtggaggtggaaggGGCGGTCCTGACAGAGGTTCCGGAAAGGAAAAGATGGCCCTAAGTGCGGGTGCTCCACAAGCGGACAAAAATACCGTGCAGCCGTCTCTCTTCCGTGTTCTTCTGTCTACTTTTTGGGCGCAGTTTTTGGTGTCTCAGGTCCTCATGCTTGTCTACACACTTCTACAGTTTGTAAACCCTAATGTCCTGAG TGCACTTCTTAACTACGTTAACAACCGGGATCAGAATGAAGTGTGGGTCGGCTACGTCCTGGCATGCTCATTCTTCGTGGCTTCATTTGTCGCCACCTGCTTCAGCCACCAGGCTCAGCACACAATCATGCCACTGGGCATGCGCATCAAGAGTGCCATCATCAGCGCAGTATATGAAAAG GCCTTAACTATGAGCCCCGAATCCAAACGTCACTCAACGGTGGGAGAGATCGTGAACCTGATGTCAACTGACTGTCAGAGGTTACAGGATGTGACGACATTTATATACATGATTTGGTCTTCTCCTCTGACGATTGGACTTGCTTTGTATCAGCTGTGGGGCATCTTAG GCGTGGCATCTCTAGCCGGGCTCGTTATCCTCATTCTTGTCATCCCTTTAAACGCTGCTGTTGCCAGCAAGCAAAGAAAACTTCAGATTTCCACGATGCGCATCAAGGACCAGCGTCTTCGCCTCATGACAGAAGTACTGAGTGGAATCAAG gtgctaAAGCTGTACGCGTGGGAACCATCTTTTGAGAAGAAAATCTTGGAACACAGGAAAGGAGAACTGAGAAACATTCAAGTTTTTGGATATCTCTCTTCCTTCACTACTTTTCTTTGGAATTTGATCCCCTATCTG GTGACTCTTGCGTCCTTCACAACCTACATACTGATCTCAGAAGGGGGCTACCTGGACCCAGCCACGGCCTTTGTGTCTTTATCGTTGTTCAACATTATGCGAGCACCAATTAATTTGCTCCCCCAAGTTCTTGCCTCCCTTGTCCAG GCTGCTGTCTCCCTGGATCGTTTGAACACTTTCTTGAACTGGGGAGACCTTAGTCCTGACAACGTCACCAGAGACCCTTCAGCCG ATGACATCATTGCTATCCAAGACGGTGTTTTTAGATGGGACAGCGAGATCGACAAGCCCACCCTACGAAA CATCAACCTAAGTATTCCTGAGGGAAAACTGGTTGCAGTTGTCGGGCCTGTAGGATGCGGCAAGTCCTCACTGCTGGCAGCCATGTTAGGAGAGATGGAAAAACTACAAGGAAGAGTCGTTGTCAAG AACTCTATTGCCTATGTGCCCCAAGAAGCTTGGATCCTAAACGCTACGGCTCGCGACAACATTCTTTTCGGCAGCTCCATGTCTCAACGACGATACAATCATGTCATCGAAGCATGCGCACTGCAGTCCGACTTTAAGATTCTCGTTGATGGAGATATGACAGAGATCGGTGAAAAG GGTATCAACATCAGTGGCGGTCAGAAACAGCGTATCAGCCTTGCCCGCGCTGTGTACAGCGACGCCGACACCTACCTGCTAGATGATCCCTTGTCAGCAGTGGACAGTCACGTGGGCAAGCACATCTTCCAACACGTCATT GGCAACCAGGGACTGCTGGCTAACAAA ACGCGAATCCTAGTAACACATGGAGTTCACTGGCTACCAATGACTGACCTCATCGTTGTCATCAACGACGGCGAGATCTCGGAGATGGGCAAGTATGAGGACCTGCTGGCCAAGGAGGGCGACTTCGCCATTTTCCTCAAAACTTACCTTGCCATGGAGAACGAGTcggaacaagaagaaggagaagatcCTGAAA TCGCAGATATGAAAGTGCGGATGCTTCAACGGCTGGAGTCTATGATGTCTGACACGCACACGTCAGGTGATGAGAGGAG TAAAGAGTTCGAAAGCAGCTTAAAAAGGAGTTTTCAGCGCCAAAGAAGTCGTACTGTGTCAGGAACGCACTCCATCTCCATGAAGGTAGCGCCAGAAAAGAAACCTGTGCTGAAACTTGTAGAGGAAGAGCAGACGATGAAAGGAAAC GTACAACTGTCTGTGTACCGCGAGTACTTTACAGCGATGGGAAATATCGCCTGGATCTTCATCCTTGGTTTCTTCGTCTTGTACCAAGGAGCATCACTAGCGGCCAACATATGGCTGAGCGAGTGGACTGATGACAGCACTCTGGCCAACATCTCCATGGCGGGTACCAAGGAGTACAACGACCTCAACGCTCTCTACCTCGGTGTCTATGGAGGACTGGGAGTCGTGCAAG CCGTGTTTATGCTGGGCTATGCCATCATTTTCAACATCAGCGTCGTCAGAGCATCAGGAAATATGCACTCCGACATGCTATCACGTGTTCTTAAAGCGCCAATGAGCTTCTTTGACACAACGCCAGTTGGAAGAATAGTAAACAG GTTTTCTCGTGACGTGGACACGCTGGACATGGAACTGACCTTCACCTTGCGCCAGACGATGATCAGCTCAGGCAACATGTTGACAACGATCATTCTCATCTCCTATAGCACTCCTGTCTTCCTTGCAGTCGTAGTTCCCCTCGGTATCCTGTACAGGCTGGCCCAG CTATACTACATCCGAACATCGCGACAACTGAGACGTCTTGAGTCGACCACGCGGTCCCCCGTGTACACTCACTTCACGGAGACTATACAGGGGGCCAGCTCGGTGCGCGCCTACGGTGCTGTGGGAAGATTCATCAAGGAGTCGCAGAACAGAGTGGACAAGAACCTCGTGTGCTACTATGCTTTCTTGGTTTCTCAGAG GTGGCTGGGAGTGCGCCTTGAGACGCTTGGAACCCTGGTGACCCTGTCGGCGGCCCTGTTTGCAATCATAGACACCAGCTTGTCCAGTGGACTTGTCGGCCTCTCTGTCACCTATGCCATGAAC GTCACTATGGCCCTCAACATGTTCGTGCTGGCCTCTACACAGCTGGAGACGAACATTGTGTCCGTTGAAAGAGTCAAGGAATACGCTGAAACTGAAATAGAG GCAGATTGGGAAAGACCTGAGAAAGCGCCTCCTACGGGCTGGCCTCAAGAAGGAAAGATTATGTTCAAAGACTACACCACGCGCTACAGGCCTGGTCTGGATCTGGTGTTGCGGGG TTCCTGTCACATCAGTGGAGGTCAAAAG GTGGGCATCGTAGGTAGAACAGGGGCCGGCAAATCATCCTTGACCTTGGCTTTGTTCCGCCTGATTGAGGCGGCTAGCGGCAGGATAGACATTGACGGGCACCACACGGGGACACTGGGACTGCACGACCTGCGCAGGAATCTAACCATCCTTCCACAG